In Runella sp. SP2, the genomic window TTGTCGCGGTCAGCAGGCCATATACTGTACATTTCTTCGTGATTGACCACAACTTTGTAGATTGTTTTATCTTCTCCTGTAAGGTCAAGAATTCTTTGATTGTCCATAATGTCTTGAATCGTGAATGAATGAAAAGGAAATACTACGGATTAATTACGAGCGCCAAGGAAAACCTCCACTTCTCGTACAAATTATGTAGCGGATAAAATTTTTACCACTATCTGTTGCATTGTTAGTTTTGAGTTTTGCTATTTTGGGTAAACCAAACGTTTTTCTCATATCACCTCCATAGGTTGGCCCTAACAAACTAAACAAAGCGGTATTTTGATTTATGTCCATTAATTGACCATCACAGAATGACCAACCGTTCGGTGCAAAATCTGTTGCAGTTGGATAAATAAAACCCAAGTAAAAATCTTCATGGTCTTCTGTAGCAACGAAATATGAAATCGTATTATCATATTCATCATAGACCATATCAGGTATATTCGGCGTACCATTTTCGCCGTTGCAAAGGGCCCAGCCTTTGGGAGTAAAATTTCCTGCGAAAAGCGCAATTTGTCCTTTTCTTGCCATTGTTGATTATTTTTTTGGTTGTAAAAAAGTAGTAGTAAGAATAAACATTTGCCATGTTGACTACGAACGGGACGGGAAATCACCCTTCACACAAATGATGTAGCGTGCATTTCCTAAATTAGGCACTTTGGGGAGAGCAAAATCTTTGTATCCATCGCCACCGTAGCGGGTTTCTAACAAACTGAATATCGCTTCATTTCCTTGAATAGGCATTATTTTACCATCACAGTCTAGCCAATTCTCTGGTGTTTTTACATCAGTACAAAGCGTCATTGTGCCTATAAAATCATTAAAATACATAAAACTAAAATTTAGAATAGTGCCGCCATTATCGCATTTTGGCTTTGCGTTTGACTCAACTTCAGCCAGCAGTTAATTGATTGTAGAAAACTGCTTTAGCCTCATTATCTGTTCTAATTTGCTTCTCAAATACACTGTCCATAAGACTGCCTACTCCAAAGACCTTAATCTCTACAGTTACATCACTGATAAGTCGTACTTTACTATCCCCTATTGGTTGAACACGTAGGACACCTTCAATTTTAAGCTTATCCACTAATGTACTAGGTGTCCATTTCCAGGTAAAAAGATTGCTAGTTTTATCAAGCGTTCCTTCTTCAGTATAACGATATTCCTCTCCTATCAATTTAGCAAGTGGGTCAGGAAAATTCATTTTAGGTTTTACACCTAATTTCTGAAAAAACCTTGTGCTTAATTCTGATTGATTTACAACTTGAATATCTATAACACCTAAAGAGTTCAAGTATAGATTTTCAATCGTTGGTTTGTCAAAGAAAATTGTCCAAAACCTATCTGGTGTGCAATTAATCTCGTGAGTGGTTGTAAATTTTGACATTTGTTTAATTGAATTATAACACTAAAAATAAATTCATAAACTATCCAACAATAAAGAACTCAAAAAGTCTTTATTACTTTAATTAGATTCATACCTACGTACAAACACATTCAACATATTATCCCGTAGTGTCTTAATTGTGTCTTTTATAGTTACATTTTCATCTAAATTCATCTCATGAAATTCTCGATAAAAATCAAAATGATGATGAAAATACTGAGCTGCGACAACCTCATTTGAACTTGGTAAAATTTTCTTAATAATAGTATCATCGTCATAGGGTTTACCACCAGCTAAACTATTTATAATGTCTATAATCACCTCTTTGTATGGGGCAATTTTTTCGAGCTGTTCCGCTTTTACTCTTTCCATATCTTCAAGGTATTCATTACGATACCTTTTAGCACATTCAACAGCTTCTATTCTGCTTCTGTCGCAATAAAGCCCAGCGTCTTCCCACCCTTGTGGGATTTCAACTGTTGCTATCCAAACTTTGTACTCTCCTTTGTTATTAGTAACAACTATATAATTTGTGTATAGTTGATAACTCTCATCATTAAAGCCATAGCAATACTTTTTGATAAAACTCATCTGAAAGTCCAACCACTCTTTAAGAAGTTTTTTGGTTATTTTGAGCCCTCTTTTAGCTTTATAAAATGACTCAGACTCTGGGTATTCAACAAAATCTGTAAGCACCCAAGCATTTTGCATAGTAGGAGTAGTGTCAGGGGACAAAATGTTAGCTTTAACCCCATCGACAAGAAATATCCACAACTTTTCTGTGTTAATATACTCAATAGCAATTTCATTTAAAATCATTTCAATCGCATCCAACTCATCCCCTTTCGCAACTACCAATAAGTTGGGGGTTGTGGTATCGATGAACCATTGTAACGTTCTATTGGAAACTTCAAAGTTTGGGGAAGGATTCGATATTCTTACGATTAAGTTGTTTAAAAGGTAATTTTCCATTAATGATTTATATTTAAAATAATGGGTACTGGCCGCTGTTATCGTATTTTGGCTTTGCGTCGAATTTCAAAAAGTCATTTATATTCCGAAAAATAGCTTTATCATACAGATAAGGAAGATTAACCTTTAATAGCTGCCACTTATTTTAACAACATTTTTTAGCTTGGATTCCTTTTGGCCCTTCAATCACCTCAAAATACAACTCTATCGCCTTCGCTAAGGGTTCTAAACCCTTCCATTAAGAGAGCAGTATGTTGCACAAATACATCCGCCCCTCTTTCAGGTACAATGAACCCATAGCCTTTGGCCTCATTAAACCATTTAACAACTCCTTCTTCTTGTCTTCCTTCTTCTCTCATTTTCAATTTATTTTAAAGTGAATAAATATGATTTTCTGGTTATTTTAAACAAAGCACTTATGCCTAATAAAGTCACCTTTATGGCCATTAAAACATAAATTCGTGTCTTTTTTCTAAAAAAATACACCCTAGGTTAGTTGCAACATTTAAAGTCTTACTTTTGTGGTAGCTTACGCTCTGCTGTTGTGATAACAAACATATAAGCCTATGCAGAAGAAAGAAAATCGAAAAATCGAAAGATGACAAACCCTTCGATTTTGCTGACGAAACTGCCTATCTCACTTGTGAAAAACCAGTAACTCATTCTTATGAAAATTAACACTCTGATTATTGACGACTCTCCCGACTGGCGAGATATACTCACGCGTTTGGTCAAGATGAACCCACTTCTCAACCTTGTTGCCGCTTGTGAATCAGCCCTAGAAGCTTACGACTACATCGCCAACGCCTCTATACACCTGATAATTAGCGACATTGAAATGTCGCCAATTTCTGGGTTAGAGTTTATCAAAAATTTAAACAGTCCCCCTCTGGTTATTTTTGTCACAGCCCATCAGAACTATGCTTTAGATTGTTACGAAGTCTCCCCGCTTGATTTTTTGGTAAAACCTATTGAGCCTCCTCGGTTCTTTAAAAGCATCGAAAAAGCCCGCCAACGATTGACCGAAGCCCCCGAAGCCGTCGAACCATATTTTTACATTTGGGAAAATAAGGCATACGTACAAATTCATTATAAGGACGTGCTATACATCAAAGCCGAAGGAAATTTTGTTCAGATTGTCACCCCCGAACAGGTATTTATGCCCGCAGGGACAATTACCAAATTGGAAGAGAAACTTAAACCAGACATATTTTTACGCGTACATCGTTCTTTTTTGGTACATCGCAATGCCATTGCTAAAGTGGGAAGAAATGAAGTCGTGCTACGGGCAGGGCAAGAGATTCCGATTGGTGATCAATACCGCAACAAAATCAATCAAAAGCAAATTGAGGCCTATGCGGTTTTGCGGGGCTAATTTAATCAGCCTCAAGGGTGAACTTGAGGTGGCACTTTTAAACAAAAAACCCTCAAATTTCGTCAATTTGAGGGTTTTTGTGGAGTCGGCGGGAGTCGAACCCGCGTCCAGAACAAGGAAACCGTACGCCTTCTACACGCTTAGTTTTGATTTGATTTTCGAGCTTCGGTAAGGTTCAAAACAGACCTGAGCCAATGCCTTATTTGCTGGTGTCTTACCGCGTGTTAGCAACGTTAGCGCGGCCAGTCTCGCGGTTCGACGCCCCTTGACCCAACCAGCAAGACGGAAGTTGGAGGAACGATGGCTAATGGTTAATCACTCCGGATTAAGCAGCCATAGCGTAGCTATAATTGCCAGCTATTGTTTATGCGTGTTTTTAACAGGACTCGCGCACACGTCCCGACGTGCTTATACGTATTGCTTCAACTCGCTGTCAAAACCAAGGCGACCCCTTCGAGTTGGTTTTAGGCTAACAGAAATGCTTGTTAAAAAAGTTCAAGCTTTCTGTTTTTCTTTTGGATTTCTTCCAATTAAATATCGGGACTAGAACGCAGTGGGTCGGGTTGTGAGCAACCCTCTTCACGTTTGGATTTCTTC contains:
- a CDS encoding phage tail protein, which produces MARKGQIALFAGNFTPKGWALCNGENGTPNIPDMVYDEYDNTISYFVATEDHEDFYLGFIYPTATDFAPNGWSFCDGQLMDINQNTALFSLLGPTYGGDMRKTFGLPKIAKLKTNNATDSGKNFIRYIICTRSGGFPWRS
- a CDS encoding tail fiber protein, with the translated sequence MPIQGNEAIFSLLETRYGGDGYKDFALPKVPNLGNARYIICVKGDFPSRS
- a CDS encoding SRPBCC family protein; the protein is MSKFTTTHEINCTPDRFWTIFFDKPTIENLYLNSLGVIDIQVVNQSELSTRFFQKLGVKPKMNFPDPLAKLIGEEYRYTEEGTLDKTSNLFTWKWTPSTLVDKLKIEGVLRVQPIGDSKVRLISDVTVEIKVFGVGSLMDSVFEKQIRTDNEAKAVFYNQLTAG
- a CDS encoding MbtH family NRPS accessory protein encodes the protein MENYLLNNLIVRISNPSPNFEVSNRTLQWFIDTTTPNLLVVAKGDELDAIEMILNEIAIEYINTEKLWIFLVDGVKANILSPDTTPTMQNAWVLTDFVEYPESESFYKAKRGLKITKKLLKEWLDFQMSFIKKYCYGFNDESYQLYTNYIVVTNNKGEYKVWIATVEIPQGWEDAGLYCDRSRIEAVECAKRYRNEYLEDMERVKAEQLEKIAPYKEVIIDIINSLAGGKPYDDDTIIKKILPSSNEVVAAQYFHHHFDFYREFHEMNLDENVTIKDTIKTLRDNMLNVFVRRYESN
- a CDS encoding LytTR family DNA-binding domain-containing protein — encoded protein: MKINTLIIDDSPDWRDILTRLVKMNPLLNLVAACESALEAYDYIANASIHLIISDIEMSPISGLEFIKNLNSPPLVIFVTAHQNYALDCYEVSPLDFLVKPIEPPRFFKSIEKARQRLTEAPEAVEPYFYIWENKAYVQIHYKDVLYIKAEGNFVQIVTPEQVFMPAGTITKLEEKLKPDIFLRVHRSFLVHRNAIAKVGRNEVVLRAGQEIPIGDQYRNKINQKQIEAYAVLRG